The Streptomyces armeniacus genomic interval GTCATGGGCGAGATCGCCCTGCCGGACGCGGCGGACGAGGACACCAGCTGGCAGGACCAGTTGCGGCAGCTGGCCGGCGCGTACCGCTCGGTGTTCAACCACCACCCCTGGCTGTCCCAGATGATGGGCACCTACATCAACGTCGGGCCGCGGTCGATGGAGTTCGCGGAGGCCGCCCAGCGCGTGATGCTGCGCGCGGGGCTGCCGGGGCCGCTGCTGTCGGGCGCGCTGTCGGCGCTGTTCCAGTTCGTGTTCGGCTTCGCCACCGTCGAGACGAACTGGAACAGCCGCCGTGAGGAGGCCGGGCTCACCTCGGACGAGTTCTTCAGCGCCGTCCACGCCAAGGTGCGGACCAGACCGGAGTACGAGGACTCGCTGCAGCTGATGGCCGAACGGGGCGGTGACACGGTCGAGGAGATGCGCGACCGGGACTTCGCCACCGCCCTGGACTGCGTCATCGCGGGCATCGAGGCCATGCGCCCGCGCCCGTAGGACTGCTCCCGCACCCGGTATGTTTTCGCACGGAGCGCGATCACATGATCAGGGGGAAGCATGCGATTTCGGATCCTGGGCCCTGTCGAGGTCTTCGACGGGTCGGAGTGGCGTGGAATCAGCGCTGCGAAGTGGCGAATGCTGCTCGTGGTGTTGCTGCTCAACCCGAGCCGCATCGTGTCGGTGGACCGGCTCGCGGAGGAACTGTGGGGAGAGGTTCGGCCGAGGACGGCGCCCAATCTCGTCCACGGCTATGTGGCCCGATTACGCGCGTTGCTGAACGACCGGGACGGGCAGCTGCTCGTAACCCGTTCCCCCGGCTATCAGTTGCTGGTCGGTCACGGTGACATCGATGCCGACCGTTTCGCCTCGCTCGCCGAACGCGGGAGTGCCGCGTTCCGCGCCCGTCATCCGGTGCAGGCACTGTCCCTGCTGGACGAGGCGCTGGCGCTGTGGCGGGGCCCGTCGCTGGCCGACGTTCCGCCGACCTCGCTGGTGCAGACCGAGTCGGGCCGCCTCGAGGAGCAGTGGCTGGCGGCCACGGAGACACGGATCGACGCCGGACTCGCGTGCGCCCGGCACGACGAGGTGGTCGCCGACTTACAGGTGCTCGTCAACGAGCATCCGCTCCGCGAAGGACTGTGGCTCCGGCTCATGCTGGCCCTGTACCGGTGCGGCCGCCAGGCGGAGGCGCTCGCCGCCTACCGCAGGGTCCACGGGGTGCTGAGCACCGAACTCGGCATCGAACCGTCCGCTCAACTGCGCGAGCTGCACTCGGTCGTGCTCGCCGGCGGCACCGCGGACCCGGGGTTCCCCGCCCCGGAGCCCGGCGATCCGCAGTGGCCGGCGCCGACCGGCCCGTACGCACAGCAATGGCACGCGCTGATGGCCACCGTGCCCGGCTACACCCCGGTCGCGAAAAGCGTGATCGAGATCCTCGCGGCGCCACCAGCGACTCCGGCCCCACACCACGCCCCGCCAGCAACCAAGCCAACCGCCCCGCACGCGCGTCCACTTCCGCATACGAGAGAACGCGACCGCCGCACACCACGGCAGTCGCCTCCGGGGCACGGCGTACCCGCTCCTCGAACAGGCCGAGCAGGTCGGCGCCGTCCACGTCGGCCTCCGGGCCGTGGCCTGCCGCGAGCAGTTCGGCGCGTTCGGCGGTGGAGAGCACCGGCACCTCGGCCACGGGCCGGTCCGGGTCGGCGGTCATGGCTTCGAGGACCCGGACCAGGCGGTCCGCGAGCGTCTCGACGGTGGCGCGGTCGAACAGCTCGGTGGCGTACTCGATCACACCGCGCACGCCCGCGCCCGTACCGTCGGCGTGCCGCTGCTCGGCGAAGGCGAACGACAGGTCGAACCGCGCGGTCCCGGTGCGCACCTCCAGGAACTCCCCGGCGCCGGGGAACTCCGGCCGTCCGCCCGTTCCGGTGGCGTCCGCGTTGTGGAACGCCAGCAGCACCTGGAACAGCGGGTTCCGGGACTGGGAACGCGCCGGGTTCACCGCTTCCACCAGCCGCTCGAACGGCACGTGCTGGTTCTCGTACGCGGCGAGGTCGGTCTCCCGTACGCGGGCGACGAGTTCGCGCACGGTGGGGGCGCCGGACAGGTCGGTGCGCAGCACGAGGGTGTTGACGAAGAGGCCCACCAGGTCCTCGAGCGCGTCGTCGGTGCGTCCGGCGATGGGCGCGCCGACGGGGATGTCCGCGCCCGCGCCCAGCCGGTGCAGCAGGATCGCCACCGCGGCCTGGGCCAGCATGAACTGGCTGGAGCGCGTCTCACGGGCCAGCCCGGCGAGCGCGGCGCGCAGTTCCTCCGGGAGGTCGAACGTCACGCTGTCGCCCTGGTGGGACGCGGCCTGCGGGCGCGGACGGTCGGTGGGGAGGGCCAGTTCCTCCGGTATGCCGTGCAGGGCTTGCCGCCAGTGGTCGAGCTGCCCGGCCAGCGCGGTGCCCGGCTCCTCCGCCGAGCCGAGCGCCTCGCGCTGCCAGAGCGCGTAGTCGGCGTACTGCACGGGCAGCGGACGCCACTCCGGCGGCCGGTCCGCGCACCGCGCGGTGTACGCCTGGGCGAGGTCCGCCAGCAGCGGTCGCAGCGACCAGCCGTCCCCGGCGATGTGGTGCAGGACGAGCAGCAGTACGTGCTCGGACTCGGACAGCGAGAACACCCAGGCGCGCAGGGGGAGTTCGGCGGCCAGGTCGAAGGCGTACCGGGTGGCGCGCTCCAATTCGCCGTCCAGCGTGTCCGGCCGTACGGCGGTCCACTCGACGGTGCCGCGCGCCGCGTCCCGGCCGAGGACCACCTGCCGGGCGCCGTCGGCGTCCTCGGTGAAGACGGTGCGCAGGCTCTCGTGCCGGGCGAGCACGTCGTTGAGCGCCTGGTCGAGGGCGGGGCGCCGGAGCGGCCCGGTGACGCGCAGCGCGACGGGGATGTTGTACGTGGCGCCGGGCCCTTCGAGCTGGTGCAGGAACCACAGGCGCTGCTGCGCGAAGGACAGCGGCACGCGTTCGCCGCGGTCCTGTACGGGCGCGAGCCGGGCGCCCGTACCGGCTGCGGCGGAGGCGCGTTTGGCCAGTCCCGCCACGGTCGGTGCCTCGAACAGCTCGCGTACGGAGACGTCGAGCCCCAGCGTCGAACGGATGCGGCTGATCAGCTTGGTGGCGAGCAGCGAGTGGCCGCCGGCGGCGAAGAAGTCGTCGTCGATGCTCCACTCGGGCACGCCAAGGATCTCCCCGAACAGCCCGCACAGGACCTCCTCGACGGGCCCGCGCGGGGCGCGTCCGCGGCTGCGCGGATCGAGGTCGGGTTCGGGGAGGGCGTGGCGGTCGAGTTTGCCGGTCGTGGTCAGCGGCAGCGCATCCAGCGCCACGAACGCGGCGGGCACCATGTACTCCGGCAGCCGGGCCGCCAGATACGCCCGCGCCGTCGGGCACGCGGGTCGGAGGAGGGAGTCCGTCGTGAGGGGCAGCGTCGGCACGAGGGGTGTCGGGGCGGCGTCGCCGTGGGCGAGGCGCGGGGGGGCGAGGCGGGTGGCGGTGGCGTCGGGTTAGGCGTGGTGGGCGGTCTGGCGCTGGGAGAGGAGGGCGGTGTCGTACGGGGCGGGGCGGGTGCGGGCTGCGCAGGTGCGGCGGCGCCCGCCGTGAGCCGGTGGCGTTCGGCGGCGTCGAGGACGTCCGTCTCGTGCAGCGGCCGGTCGGCGTCGGCGGCGAAGCTCTGCAGTACGCGGGTGAGCCGGGCCGTCCAGTCCTGTGCCGTCTCGCGCGTGTACAGGTCGGTGCTGTACTCCACGACGCAGCCGATGCCCGCCGGGCTGCCGTCGGCGGCGCGCCGCTCGGTCAGGTTGAAGACGGCGTCGACGCGGGAGACGCCGGTGCCGACGGGATGTCCGGAGACGCGCAGCGCGGGCATCTCCTCGACGGCGGCCACGGCGTCCCGCGTGTCGGTGTTGTTGAACGCCAGCATGACCTGGAACAGCGGGTGCCTGCCCAGCGAGCGCTCCGGGTTCAGCGCCTCGACCAGCCGCTCGAACGGCACGTCCTGATGGGCGTACGCGGCAAGCCCGTTCTCCCGTACGCGCTCCAGGAGTTGCCGCACCGTGGGCCGCCCGGACAGGTCGGTGCGCAGCACCAGCGTGTTCACGAACAGCCCGACGAGGTCCTCCGCGGCGTCGTCCGTACGGCCGGCGATCGGCGACCCGAGGGGGATGTCCGTACCGGCGCCCATCCGGTGCAGCAGGGTGGCCAGGGCCGCCTGGAGAACCATGAACACGCTGGTGCCGGTGTCGCGCGCCAGCGCGGCCAGCCGGGCGTGCAGTTCGGCGGGGAGGTCGGCGGTAAGCGTGTCGCCCGCGTACGAGGCGGTCGCGGGGCGCGGCCGGTCGGCGGGGAACGTGGCCTCCTCCGGCAGCCCGTCCAGCGCACCGGCCCAGTGGGCGAGTTGACGCGAGAGCAGGCTGGACGGGTCGTCCGCCGCGCCGAGGGCGGCGCGCTGCCACAGCACGTGGTCGGCGTAGTGCACGGGCAGCGGCTGCCACTCCGGGGCGCGGCCCGAGCACCGCGTCCGGTACGCCTGGGCGAGATCGCGGGTCAGCGGGCCGAGCGACCAGCCGTCGCCCGCGATGTGGTGGACGAGCAGCAGCAGGACGGCCTCCGTCTCCGACAGCCGGAGCAGCGTGGCCCGCAGGGGCGTCTCGCGGCTGAGGTCGAAGCTGTACCGGGCGGCCTCCCGTACGTCCTCGTCGAGCCGCTCCTCGGCCGTGGTGGTCCGTACGAGACGGGGTACGGCGGCGTCCGCGTCCGCGTCGAGCACGCGCTGGCAGGAGCCCTGGTCGTCCTCGTGGTAGGTGGTGCGCAGGACTTCGTGCCTGCGGACGACGTCGCGCAGCGCGGCCTGAAGCGCCTCCTCGTCCAGATCACCGGAGAGCCGCAGCGCGACGGGGATGTTGTACGTGGCGCTCGGCCCCTCCAACTGGTGCAGGAACCACAAGCGTTGCTGCGCGAACGACAGCGGCAGCCGCTGCGGGCGCTCGACGGCGGTCAGCCGGGGCCGCGCGTCCTCCGCGTCGGCCAGCGCGCGGGCGAGGCCCGCGACCGTCGGGGCGTCGAACAGGGCGCGTACGGGGGCCTCGACGCCGAGTGCCGTACGGATGCGGCTGATGAGCCGGGTTGCGAGGAGGGAGTGGCCGCCGAGGGCGAAGAAGTCGTCGTCGATGCCGATGTCGGTGGCGCCGAGGACCTCGGCGAAGAGGGCGCACAGCACTTCCTCGCGGGGGTTCCTTGGGGCGCGGCCCTGCGGGGCCGCCGCGTAGTCGGGTGCGGGGAGTGCCCGGGTGTCGGTCTTGCCGTTCGGGGTGAGCGGCAGCGCGTCCAGCTCAACGAACGCGGCAGGCATCAACCACCACGCCAACCGATTCGCCCGCGCGTTCAACTCCCCATACGACACCGCCACACCATCAACACCCACCACCGCCACCGCACCCGGCGACGCCACCACACACCCC includes:
- a CDS encoding TetR/AcrR family transcriptional regulator, giving the protein MASDSRTSRPPRTSVWLEDRPAPRRRAAGRGTEQEPHGLDRERITEAAVRLLDAEGLAKFSMRRLAAELGVTAMSVYWYVDSKDDLLELALDSVMGEIALPDAADEDTSWQDQLRQLAGAYRSVFNHHPWLSQMMGTYINVGPRSMEFAEAAQRVMLRAGLPGPLLSGALSALFQFVFGFATVETNWNSRREEAGLTSDEFFSAVHAKVRTRPEYEDSLQLMAERGGDTVEEMRDRDFATALDCVIAGIEAMRPRP
- a CDS encoding condensation domain-containing protein, which translates into the protein MVPAAFVALDALPLTTTGKLDRHALPEPDLDPRSRGRAPRGPVEEVLCGLFGEILGVPEWSIDDDFFAAGGHSLLATKLISRIRSTLGLDVSVRELFEAPTVAGLAKRASAAAGTGARLAPVQDRGERVPLSFAQQRLWFLHQLEGPGATYNIPVALRVTGPLRRPALDQALNDVLARHESLRTVFTEDADGARQVVLGRDAARGTVEWTAVRPDTLDGELERATRYAFDLAAELPLRAWVFSLSESEHVLLLVLHHIAGDGWSLRPLLADLAQAYTARCADRPPEWRPLPVQYADYALWQREALGSAEEPGTALAGQLDHWRQALHGIPEELALPTDRPRPQAASHQGDSVTFDLPEELRAALAGLARETRSSQFMLAQAAVAILLHRLGAGADIPVGAPIAGRTDDALEDLVGLFVNTLVLRTDLSGAPTVRELVARVRETDLAAYENQHVPFERLVEAVNPARSQSRNPLFQVLLAFHNADATGTGGRPEFPGAGEFLEVRTGTARFDLSFAFAEQRHADGTGAGVRGVIEYATELFDRATVETLADRLVRVLEAMTADPDRPVAEVPVLSTAERAELLAAGHGPEADVDGADLLGLFEERVRRAPEATAVVCGGRVLSYAEVDARAGRLAWLLAGRGVGPESLVAPRGSRSRFSRPGCSRARWPSARAIAVRTGRSAPATADRRAPGRGTPGPRCRRRARPSAARAVERTVRCRVRCSAPRGPCGRRRAPPPGGRTGTGPA